A window of Pomacea canaliculata isolate SZHN2017 linkage group LG3, ASM307304v1, whole genome shotgun sequence contains these coding sequences:
- the LOC112559754 gene encoding low molecular weight phosphotyrosine protein phosphatase-like isoform X2, producing the protein MQHLVKERGEEHKWIIDSAATADYNVGCPPDRRTIQVLEKNGIKGYKHKARLITDEDFNTFDMIFGMDHANISDLEDLKPRGRCHSRLHLLGEWDPNKETIIKDPYFLPGMEPFDEVFAQCMRCITAYLCASSN; encoded by the exons ATGCAGCATTTAGTGAAAGAACGGGGAGAGGAACATAAG TGGATTATTGACAGTGCTGCAACAGCTGACTACAATGTCGGGTGTCCACCAGACCGACGAACCATTCAAGttctagaaaaaaatggtattaaAGGTTACAAACACAAAGCAAGACTG ATAACAGATGAGGACTTCAATACGTTTGACATGATTTTTGGCATGGATCATGCAAATATaag TGACTTGGAAGACTTGAAACCTAGAGGAAGATGCCATTCTAGACTACATCTTCTTGGAGAGTGGGACCCAAACAAAGAGACAATTATAAAAGATCcttatttt CTCCCTGGCATGGAACCCTTTGATGAAGTCTTTGCCCAATGCATGCGATGCATTACAGCCTACCTTTGTGCTTCCAGCAACTGA
- the LOC112559754 gene encoding low molecular weight phosphotyrosine protein phosphatase-like isoform X1: MASSTSKKSVLFVCLGNICRSPTAEAIMQHLVKERGEEHKWIIDSAATADYNVGCPPDRRTIQVLEKNGIKGYKHKARLITDEDFNTFDMIFGMDHANISDLEDLKPRGRCHSRLHLLGEWDPNKETIIKDPYFLPGMEPFDEVFAQCMRCITAYLCASSN, translated from the exons ATGGCATCGTCTACTAGCAAGAAGTCAGTTCTATTTGTATGTTTAG GCAACATATGCAGATCTCCCACAGCTGAAGCAATCATGCAGCATTTAGTGAAAGAACGGGGAGAGGAACATAAG TGGATTATTGACAGTGCTGCAACAGCTGACTACAATGTCGGGTGTCCACCAGACCGACGAACCATTCAAGttctagaaaaaaatggtattaaAGGTTACAAACACAAAGCAAGACTG ATAACAGATGAGGACTTCAATACGTTTGACATGATTTTTGGCATGGATCATGCAAATATaag TGACTTGGAAGACTTGAAACCTAGAGGAAGATGCCATTCTAGACTACATCTTCTTGGAGAGTGGGACCCAAACAAAGAGACAATTATAAAAGATCcttatttt CTCCCTGGCATGGAACCCTTTGATGAAGTCTTTGCCCAATGCATGCGATGCATTACAGCCTACCTTTGTGCTTCCAGCAACTGA
- the LOC112559753 gene encoding protein limb expression 1 homolog yields the protein MATGGKPVPVPRGSRASREHGQSSLHSQLGGRSMATLAADAAASVAQSHAQRSQMHGQMNEARAKTVLKEAVDAVVNSFAKHTHGYGRVNVVEALQEFWQMKLERGADLKNGALVVYESQPTTTPPYVCFVSLPGGSCFGSFQNCATKAEARRSAAKIALMNSVFNEHPSRKITDEFLDKAVGDAISSFQGSSADVDDPSTGIGAFKFMLEANKGRSMLEFQELMTVFQLLHWNGSLKAMRERNCSRQEVLAHYSHRALDDDMRSQMALDWIAREQETSGIISQELAVAEQELESARLAGRELRFYKEKRDILVLALSQISPVESLA from the exons ATGGCCACCGGTGGGAAACCAGTCCCGGTGCCTAGGGGCTCTCGGGCATCCAGAGAACATGGGCAGAGTTCTTTGCACTCTCAGCTTGGTGGCCGCAGCATGGCAACACTAGCTGCAGATGCAGCTGCTAGCGTGGCTCAATCTCATGCACAGAGGAGTCAAATGCATGGTCAGATGAATGAGGCAAGGGCTAAAACTGTGCTTAAAGAAGCAGTGGACGCTGTAGTAAACAGCTTTGCAAAGCACACCCATGGTTATGGCAGAG TAAATGTTGTGGAAGCCCTCCAGGAATTTTGGCAGATGAAGCTAGAGCGAGGGGCAGATTTAAAGAATGGGGCTCTTGTGGTCTATGAGTCACAGCCTACAACCACCCCACcttatgtgtgttttgttagtCTTCCTGGGGGAAGCTGTTTTGGCAGTTTTCAG AACTGTGCTACTAAGGCCGAAGCTCGCAGAAGTGCAGCCAAGATAGCACTCATGAATTCAGTGTTCAATGAACATCCTTCTCGTAAAATCACTGATGAGTTTCTTGACAAGGCTGTTGGTGATGCAATTTCATCATTTCAG GGTAGTTCTGCAGATGTAGATGACCCCAGCACTGGCATTGGAGCCTTCAAATTTATGCTAGAGGCCAACAAGGGTCGCTCCATGCTTGAGTTTCAAGAACTTATGACGGTCTTTCAGCTGCTTCATTGGAATGGTAGTCTCAAAGCTATGAGAGAGCGAAACTGCTCACGGCAGGAG GTTCTGGCTCATTACTCACATCGGGCACTAGATGATGACATGCGCTCTCAAATGGCACTGGACTGGATAGCTAGAGAGCAAGAAACATCTGGCATCATTAGCCAGGAACTGGCTGTGGCAGAGCAGGAACTAGAAAGTGCTCGTCTAGCTGGAAGAGAATTACGTTTTTACAAGGAGAAGAGAGACATCCTTGTTTTGGCTCTCAGTCAGATTAGCCCAGTGGAAAGCCTGGCTTAA
- the LOC112558545 gene encoding sec1 family domain-containing protein 1-like: protein MASSLREKQVTALKRMLNFNVPFTKATVAEPQWKILVYDRCGQDIISPLLTVKELRDLGVTLHLNLHTDRDPIPDVPVIYFVMPTDDNIQRICRDFQNGLYESYYLNFISAVSRQKLEDIASAAVQSGTVHQVSKVVDQYLNFISLEDDLFTLRHQDREAISYYAINRGDVKDSEMEAIMDVIVDSLFSVFVTMGTVPIIRCPRGNAAEMVSEKLDKKLRDNLRDARNSLFASDAVPGQFSFQRPLLVVLDRNQDLATMLHHTWTYQALAHDVLDLRLNRVEIEEVIDEGIHSPSRKPRTKKKAYDMNTKDKFWMAQKGSPFPTVAEAVQEELDAYRTEEDEVKKLKAAMGLEGEDVSAISMLSDSTAKLTSAVSSLPELLERKRLIDMHTNIATALLEQIKQRKLDTYFETEERMMSKSTLSQSLMDIISDPEAGKPEDKVRLFIIALICGPPMSEAEIDQYCVALQASNCDLTPVQYVRRWKSYSKITATPSLYTGGSISTTGMFTNLLSKGSSFVMEGVKNLVVKRHNLPATRIVDALMELKSLQDVEDYRYFDPKMLRADSANVPRNKSPFQEAYVFMVGGGNYIEYQNLVDYARSKAAVAQKKIIYGCSDLVYATMFLKQLAQLGKEI, encoded by the coding sequence ATGGCGTCAAGTCTGAGGGAAAAGCAGGTGACAGCCTTGAAACGCATGCTGAACTTTAATGTACCGTTTACAAAAGCGACTGTTGCTGAACCGCAGTGGAAGATACTCGTGTACGACCGGTGTGGGCAAGATATTATCTCACCACTACTCACTGTGAAGGAACTGCGAGACTTGGGTGTAACGCTTCATCTTAATCTCCATACAGACAGAGATCCTATACCTGATGTTCCAGTTATTTATTTCGTAATGCCTACGGACGACAACATTCAACGTATTTGTCGAGACTTTCAGAACGGTTTGTATGAGTCATACTATCTTAATTTCATATCTGCTGTGTCCAGGCAAAAACTTGAGGATATAGCTAGTGCTGCAGTTCAAAGTGGCACCGTTCATCAAGTGTCGAAGGTTGTTGACCAGTATTTGAACTTTATCTCTTTGGAAGACGATCTCTTTACTCTTCGTCACCAAGACAGGGAAGCGATATCATACTATGCGATCAATCGGGGTGATGTGAAAGATTCCGAGATGGAAGCGATCATGGATGTCAttgttgacagtttgttttctgtgtttgttacTATGGGTACTGTACCCATCATAAGATGTCCAAGAGGTAACGCGGCAGAAATGGTTTCAGAAAAACTTGATAAGAAGCTGCGTGATAATTTGCGTGATGCTCGCAATAGCCTTTTTGCATCAGATGCTGTGCCTGGTCAGTTTAGTTTTCAAAGACCACTACTAGTGGTACTGGATAGAAACCAGGATCTAGCCACAATGCTGCATCATACTTGGACCTATCAAGCCCTTGCTCATGATGTCCTGGATCTGCGTTTAAACAGAGTTGAGATTGAAGAGGTGATCGATGAAGGCATCCACTCACCCTCCCGTAAGCCTCGCACAAAAAAGAAGGCATATGATATGAATACCAAAGACAAATTTTGGATGGCACAGAAAGGCAGCCCATTTCCAACTGTTGCTGAAGCAGTACAGGAAGAGCTGGATGCTTATCGTACAGAAGAGGATGAAGTAAAGAAGTTGAAAGCTGCTATGGGTTTGGAAGGAGAAGATGTATCAGCCATCAGCATGCTTTCTGACAGCACTGCCAAACTCACATCCGCTGTCAGTTCGCTTCCAGAGCTTTTAGAGAGAAAGCGACTGATTGACATGCACACCAACATTGCTACAGCCCTCCTGGAACAGATTAAGCAGCGGAAACTAGACACTTACTTTGAAACAGAAGAGCGCATGATGAGCAAGTCAACTCTTAGCCAGTCTTTGATGGATATCATTTCAGATCCAGAGGCTGGCAAGCCAGAGGATAAGGTGCGCCTCTTTATCATTGCACTGATCTGTGGACCACCAATGTCAGAAGCAGAAATTGATCAGTATTGTGTTGCTTTGCAGGCTAGCAATTGTGACCTAACACCTGTGCAGTATGTTCGAAGGTGGAAGTCATACAGCAAGATCACTGCCACCCCTAGCCTGTATACTGGTGGGAGTATCAGCACAACAGGCATGTTCACTAATCTTTTGTCCAAGGGCAGCAGCTTTGTCATGGAAGGTGTTAAGAATCTTGTTGTCAAGCGTCATAATCTACCAGCCACACGCATAGTTGATGCCCTTATGGAGCTTAAGTCTCTTCAGGATGTTGAGGACTATCGTTACTTTGACCCCAAGATGTTGCGTGCAGACAGCGCCAACGTTCCACGGAACAAGTCCCCGTTTCAGGAGGCATATGTCTTCATGGTTGGAGGAGGTAACTACATTGAATATCAGAATCTTGTGGATTATGCTCGCTCCAAGGCGGCTGtggcacagaaaaaaattatatatggTTGTAGTGACTTAGTCTATGCAACAATGTTTCTAAAACAGTTGGCACAACTAGGAAAGgaaatatga